Proteins encoded together in one Lysinibacillus sp. FSL K6-0232 window:
- a CDS encoding DUF2812 domain-containing protein, with protein sequence MRKFNIFFDLDKEEHWLNEMAAKGWLCTKVGSGGFYTFQQASDADHIIRIDCQQGLKKEARADYKQLYEDFGWHLLKEKSYDGSYYWIKPKDGNDELFSDSESQIAKYKRLMRYASNWIVIFFVWFMFLYPNEGIFFHIKHAYLTPGLWEKEGAAFLSAFLFETPFALMRMLPPWILLIAACFYMMAYYRYRKALKNMDTY encoded by the coding sequence ATGAGGAAATTTAACATCTTTTTTGATCTCGATAAGGAGGAACACTGGCTCAACGAGATGGCAGCAAAAGGATGGCTTTGTACAAAGGTAGGTTCAGGCGGCTTTTATACATTCCAGCAAGCAAGCGATGCCGACCACATTATTCGCATTGATTGTCAGCAGGGTTTAAAAAAGGAAGCGCGAGCCGATTATAAGCAGCTTTATGAGGATTTTGGCTGGCATTTATTAAAGGAAAAATCGTATGATGGCTCCTATTATTGGATAAAACCAAAAGATGGCAATGATGAGCTATTTTCCGATAGCGAATCGCAAATAGCAAAATATAAACGTTTAATGCGGTATGCAAGCAATTGGATCGTGATTTTTTTTGTATGGTTCATGTTTTTATACCCCAATGAAGGTATCTTTTTTCATATTAAACATGCTTATTTAACACCAGGGCTATGGGAGAAGGAAGGTGCTGCATTCCTTTCTGCCTTTTTATTTGAAACACCCTTTGCCTTGATGCGTATGTTGCCACCATGGATTTTATTGATTGCAGCTTGTTTTTATATGATGGCATATTACCGCTACCGTAAGGCACTCAAAAACATGGATACTTACTAG